A region from the Anaerobacillus sp. CMMVII genome encodes:
- a CDS encoding serine hydrolase, translating into MATKKTGIKIASIPIIVLVLILTYSFIAYSPNYMLRIINYGESDIEDYKIFPSRPINKADQAYYYEKQELTDLETYEVNYTYNNVNTSDPLEVLLEKTGTTAFIIISNDKLVYENYFNGYERDSINTSFSSAKSFVSLLVGMAIDDGFIQSVYEPITNYLTELAGTEFETITIEDLLRMRSPISYKEGNLWFGDDAKTYYMPDMRNLALNKPNLTKNGNRSFHYNNYHPLLLGLILERSTGEAVATYMEKRLWSKIGSEFDASWSLDSERSGFEKMESGINARAIDFAKVGSLILHEGRWQNEQLVSREWVKQSTITETPISFEEYDNSFLEGRNTRYGYMWYSTRNSEGDDDVFALGKYGQIIYVSPINNTVIVRFGKEYGKLDWWPDVFQTIITNIK; encoded by the coding sequence ATGGCGACAAAGAAAACGGGTATAAAAATAGCAAGTATTCCAATCATAGTTTTAGTTCTAATTTTGACGTATTCATTTATTGCCTACTCACCGAATTACATGCTAAGAATTATCAATTATGGCGAATCAGATATAGAAGATTATAAGATCTTTCCTTCGAGACCAATTAACAAGGCAGATCAAGCTTACTATTATGAAAAACAAGAACTTACAGACTTGGAAACCTACGAGGTTAATTATACCTATAACAATGTTAATACTAGCGATCCACTAGAAGTACTCTTAGAAAAAACAGGTACTACCGCTTTTATAATTATTAGTAATGATAAGCTAGTATACGAAAATTATTTCAATGGTTATGAGAGAGACTCAATTAATACATCATTTTCTTCAGCAAAATCGTTCGTATCCCTTTTAGTCGGTATGGCAATTGACGATGGTTTTATCCAATCAGTTTATGAGCCGATAACAAATTACCTTACAGAACTTGCTGGTACTGAATTTGAAACAATTACGATAGAGGATTTGTTACGGATGCGTTCTCCTATTTCCTATAAAGAGGGTAACCTTTGGTTTGGGGATGACGCCAAAACGTATTATATGCCTGATATGAGAAATCTGGCCTTAAATAAACCCAACTTGACTAAAAATGGCAATAGAAGTTTTCATTATAATAATTATCATCCACTCTTATTAGGTCTTATTTTAGAACGTAGTACAGGAGAAGCAGTAGCAACCTATATGGAAAAAAGGCTATGGAGTAAAATTGGATCAGAGTTTGATGCTTCCTGGAGTTTAGATAGTGAAAGAAGTGGATTTGAAAAGATGGAAAGTGGAATTAATGCGAGAGCGATTGATTTCGCTAAAGTTGGTTCATTAATCTTACACGAAGGTCGTTGGCAGAATGAACAACTAGTTAGTCGTGAGTGGGTGAAACAATCAACAATTACTGAAACTCCGATTAGCTTTGAAGAATACGACAATTCATTTTTAGAGGGGCGAAACACAAGGTACGGCTATATGTGGTACAGTACTAGGAATAGTGAAGGCGATGATGACGTATTTGCTCTAGGGAAATATGGTCAGATCATTTATGTGTCTCCAATTAACAATACTGTCATTGTCAGATTTGGTAAAGAATACGGGAAGCTTGACTGGTGGCCCGATGTTTTTCAAACGATCATCACTAATATTAAATAG
- a CDS encoding cytochrome-c peroxidase: MKRLLLLSCLLSVNLIACSNANSQEQILIDNQLPEQNIDLENNNLDEIIENLLNNELLVPLGEIPIPIDTPMTAEVLELGKVLFFDPRLSGNNEVSCQTCHDPELGYGDGKATFTKIDGSDGARNSPTVINSGFYTSLFWDGRAETLEEQALGPIQDPGEMNQPLDELVDKLKAIEGYEELFLAAFHDGITIDNVAKALAAFQRLIVVNETRYDQFLKGDRDALSSQEIRGLDLFVGKAFCITCHNGENLTDNEYYNLGINSDDKGRYAVTEDERDLGRIRTPGLYGITHTAPYMRDGSIETLEEVIEFYNRGGDDHPNKSIFMKMFMSELNLTAEEKADLLAFLKVLGGEVPMITKPELPGLK; encoded by the coding sequence ATGAAGAGATTATTGCTGCTTAGTTGTTTATTAAGTGTTAATTTAATCGCTTGTTCCAATGCGAATTCACAAGAGCAAATCTTAATAGATAATCAATTACCAGAACAAAATATCGATCTGGAAAATAATAACCTAGATGAAATCATTGAAAATTTATTAAACAATGAGCTCCTAGTACCACTAGGCGAAATACCAATCCCAATCGATACACCGATGACGGCAGAAGTACTTGAATTGGGGAAAGTTTTATTCTTTGACCCACGTCTCTCAGGAAATAATGAAGTGAGTTGTCAAACTTGTCACGATCCTGAATTAGGTTATGGTGATGGTAAAGCTACGTTTACAAAAATTGACGGTTCAGATGGAGCAAGAAACAGTCCTACAGTAATTAATTCAGGGTTCTATACGAGTTTGTTTTGGGATGGTCGAGCAGAAACTCTTGAAGAACAAGCATTAGGTCCTATTCAAGATCCAGGGGAAATGAATCAACCTCTAGATGAACTTGTCGATAAGTTAAAGGCCATTGAGGGTTACGAAGAGCTCTTCTTAGCAGCATTTCATGATGGCATTACCATTGATAATGTTGCAAAAGCATTAGCAGCTTTCCAACGATTAATAGTGGTAAACGAAACACGTTATGATCAGTTCCTAAAAGGAGATCGAGATGCGTTATCTTCTCAAGAAATCAGAGGGTTGGATTTATTTGTAGGAAAAGCCTTTTGTATTACTTGTCATAATGGAGAAAATTTAACGGATAATGAGTACTACAATCTTGGAATTAACTCTGATGATAAAGGTCGTTATGCAGTAACAGAAGATGAAAGAGATCTAGGAAGGATTAGAACTCCTGGGTTATACGGGATTACTCATACTGCACCTTATATGCGTGATGGAAGTATTGAAACACTAGAAGAGGTGATTGAATTTTACAATCGAGGTGGTGATGACCATCCTAATAAGAGTATTTTTATGAAAATGTTTATGTCTGAACTCAATTTAACCGCTGAAGAAAAAGCTGATCTGTTAGCCTTTTTAAAAGTCTTAGGTGGGGAAGTACCAATGATAACAAAACCAGAGCTTCCTGGTCTAAAATAG
- a CDS encoding glutathione ABC transporter substrate-binding protein — MSLKKNLFLMLVLALMLALAACGGKNEATPTPEPTDPGSPETPAPAEGEEGGHLVFVTGADAPTLDPHGMNDTATSNATSQIFERLTDYAADGSVYGLLATEFEALDELTWEFKLRQGVKFHDGSDFTANDVKASIERLIDPEAASPRAFILNMVEEVVVVDEHTVQIKTNIPFAPLPAHLAHNAGSIIQASAIEEENNGGKTITEHPIGTGPFKLTTWDRGAEIKMERNEDYWGEKAKVDTLSFVVVPEDATRIAMLETGEAHAVLVGAPDVARVEAMSQLDTVRIHGTRMDYLGFNMDKAPYDNMKVRQAIAMAVNKDDIVYGILDGQGVPAVGPLAPTVNGNYQGLTPLDYDVEAAKALLAEAGFENGFNTTIFVNEGNKARADIAELVQHQLSQIGINVEIKIVEWGAFLEQTAAGEHELFILGWTTVTGDADYGLYALFHSSQHGSPGNRSFYSNDRVDELLDYARSEADQPKRNEAYKEISEILVEEAPMVYLQHPDFVYGLNGVTGLFVDFGGTPYFKGVSFK, encoded by the coding sequence ATGAGCTTAAAGAAGAATTTATTTCTTATGCTTGTCCTTGCACTAATGTTAGCATTAGCTGCATGTGGCGGTAAAAACGAAGCAACACCTACACCTGAGCCAACTGATCCTGGCTCACCTGAAACACCAGCACCTGCAGAAGGTGAAGAAGGCGGACATTTGGTCTTCGTAACAGGTGCAGATGCTCCTACACTTGATCCACACGGTATGAACGACACAGCAACATCTAACGCAACATCACAAATTTTCGAACGCTTAACTGATTATGCTGCAGATGGTTCTGTATATGGACTATTAGCAACAGAATTTGAAGCTCTTGATGAGTTAACTTGGGAATTCAAATTACGTCAGGGAGTTAAATTCCATGATGGTTCTGATTTCACAGCTAACGACGTTAAAGCTTCAATTGAACGCTTAATCGACCCAGAAGCTGCTTCTCCTCGTGCATTCATTCTTAACATGGTTGAAGAAGTAGTAGTTGTAGATGAGCACACTGTTCAAATTAAAACAAATATTCCATTTGCTCCTCTTCCTGCTCACTTAGCACATAACGCTGGTTCAATCATTCAAGCTAGTGCAATTGAAGAAGAGAACAACGGTGGTAAAACTATTACAGAACATCCAATTGGTACTGGTCCATTCAAGCTAACTACTTGGGATCGTGGTGCTGAAATTAAAATGGAAAGAAACGAAGATTATTGGGGAGAAAAAGCAAAGGTTGACACTCTTAGCTTTGTAGTTGTTCCTGAAGATGCTACTCGTATTGCAATGTTAGAAACTGGTGAAGCACATGCTGTTCTAGTTGGTGCTCCTGATGTAGCCCGTGTTGAAGCAATGTCTCAACTTGATACAGTTCGTATCCACGGAACTCGTATGGATTACTTAGGTTTTAACATGGACAAAGCTCCTTATGATAATATGAAAGTACGTCAAGCAATCGCTATGGCTGTAAACAAAGACGATATCGTTTATGGTATCTTAGATGGTCAAGGTGTTCCTGCAGTTGGACCTCTAGCTCCTACAGTTAATGGTAACTATCAAGGGTTAACTCCTCTTGATTATGATGTTGAAGCTGCTAAAGCATTATTAGCAGAAGCTGGTTTTGAAAATGGATTTAACACAACAATCTTCGTTAACGAAGGAAACAAAGCTCGTGCGGATATCGCTGAGTTAGTTCAACATCAATTAAGTCAAATCGGAATCAACGTAGAAATCAAAATCGTTGAGTGGGGAGCTTTCCTAGAGCAAACTGCTGCTGGTGAGCATGAGTTATTCATCTTAGGATGGACTACTGTAACTGGTGACGCTGACTACGGTTTATATGCTTTATTCCACTCTTCACAACATGGTTCACCTGGTAACCGTTCATTCTATAGCAACGATCGTGTAGATGAGTTACTAGACTATGCTCGTAGTGAAGCTGATCAACCAAAACGTAACGAAGCATACAAAGAAATTTCTGAAATTCTAGTAGAAGAAGCTCCAATGGTTTACCTACAACACCCTGACTTCGTATATGGTTTAAACGGAGTTACTGGATTATTCGTAGACTTTGGTGGCACTCCATACTTCAAAGGTGTATCTTTTAAATAA
- a CDS encoding metal-sensitive transcriptional regulator — protein sequence MKYNDPVKNRIKRIEGQIKGILRMMEEEKDCKDLVGQMSAARNALDRAIGVVVSENLEVCIRNQIENGESTEQFIQEAVNLLVKSR from the coding sequence ATGAAATACAATGATCCAGTTAAAAATCGTATTAAAAGAATTGAAGGGCAAATAAAAGGGATTTTAAGAATGATGGAAGAAGAAAAAGATTGTAAAGACCTGGTCGGTCAAATGTCGGCAGCAAGAAATGCATTAGATCGAGCTATTGGTGTAGTCGTTAGTGAGAACTTGGAAGTTTGTATTAGAAATCAGATTGAAAATGGTGAGAGTACTGAACAGTTTATTCAAGAAGCTGTAAATCTACTTGTAAAAAGTAGGTAG